In Nitrosospira briensis C-128, a genomic segment contains:
- a CDS encoding glycosyltransferase family 2 protein: MVVEVNTRPDPLPVSVVIVNYNAGQILAECIQSALPQAIEVLVVDNASSDFSLDLCTQRFREEPKLRIIRNAANLGFAAACNIGAAQATAPYLLFLNPDCVLRGDSLPRLVQVLETNPSAGMIGGLLINQDGTEQAGGRRAIPTPWRSFVRAFGLYRFERYWPRLFFDFHLHKQVLPGDLLEVEAISGALMLVRQKAIEDVGPWDEGYFLHCEDLDWCMRFRKKGWKILFVPDAPVVHYKGTCSRSRPIFVEWHKHKGMMRFYRKFFRHEYPGVVMWLVAMGIWLRFGAMTAIYSARRAGRLLGLGRE, encoded by the coding sequence ATGGTTGTCGAGGTAAATACACGTCCGGATCCATTGCCTGTCTCGGTCGTTATCGTTAATTACAACGCGGGGCAAATCCTGGCGGAGTGCATCCAGTCGGCATTGCCTCAGGCAATCGAAGTACTGGTGGTGGACAATGCCTCTTCGGATTTCAGCCTTGACCTGTGCACGCAACGTTTTCGCGAAGAACCGAAACTCAGGATCATTCGCAACGCTGCGAACCTCGGTTTTGCCGCGGCCTGTAACATAGGTGCCGCACAGGCTACTGCGCCTTATTTGTTATTCCTGAATCCGGATTGTGTTTTGAGGGGGGACTCATTGCCGCGCCTGGTTCAGGTATTGGAAACGAACCCTTCCGCAGGAATGATCGGCGGACTGCTGATCAACCAGGACGGCACCGAGCAGGCTGGAGGCCGCCGCGCCATTCCTACGCCCTGGCGTTCGTTTGTTCGTGCCTTTGGCTTGTACCGCTTTGAACGTTATTGGCCACGGCTGTTTTTTGATTTTCATCTGCACAAGCAAGTATTACCGGGGGACCTGCTTGAGGTGGAGGCCATTTCCGGAGCCCTCATGCTGGTGCGCCAGAAGGCGATTGAAGATGTCGGCCCTTGGGATGAGGGTTATTTTCTCCACTGCGAGGATCTGGATTGGTGCATGCGCTTCCGGAAAAAAGGTTGGAAAATTCTTTTCGTACCGGATGCTCCGGTTGTGCACTATAAGGGAACCTGCAGTCGCTCCCGTCCCATATTTGTGGAGTGGCACAAACACAAGGGGATGATGCGGTTCTATCGCAAATTTTTCCGGCATGAGTATCCCGGCGTCGTAATGTGGCTGGTGGCGATGGGCATATGGCTGCGCTTTGGGGCAATGACGGCAATTTATAGCGCTCGACGCGCTGGACGGCTACTGGGTCTGGGACGAGAATAG
- a CDS encoding sensor histidine kinase yields MAIAEFSWAASKNASKTSLAFPHAGLTGSKLSDEVLIGNARWFIIFRWGVIAVLLIFQIFALVASDTLTEIGITHQQGWPVVITALLCIANISCIYALDFRKRTKYNSPSINIWAQIIVDLLCLSVVVHYVGSIATPAPFFYVLHIALSCIFFSTVESLIVTVLVCVMYSVVLLFENPLLFLAPQSVLIDSNASGISSLKIHTFLWMFTLDVLFVIVWYVVSRLSIVVRVHERHIVDAYEQISRAQTEKDRYAVLMTHQLKAPLDAIRSKISLIKGNYCGEVSPEIMDVILKVDDRAAGMAGLILDVLKLERLKAAARDPANLTWVNIGGVISKCIDKLQPIANSHHIDINASIEDFVVECVPSQLDILFENIIANAIAYSYDGRSVEIGSSFDKQSLSAAVTIIDHGIGIGDKDLPHIFDEYFYTPRAALHNRTSSGIGLSIVRTVAENNKLRITVSSEQNVGTTFSVVFQGAKSAPTIEKSVQQTESLIANPVNSPVELPEPDKNESHLAPIH; encoded by the coding sequence TTCCTGGGCTGCATCCAAAAATGCATCCAAAACTTCGCTCGCTTTCCCGCATGCCGGGTTAACAGGCTCGAAGCTGAGCGACGAAGTACTGATTGGTAACGCGCGGTGGTTTATCATTTTTCGATGGGGGGTCATCGCTGTTCTCCTCATTTTTCAAATATTTGCGCTCGTTGCTTCAGATACGCTGACCGAAATCGGCATCACTCACCAGCAGGGATGGCCTGTTGTCATAACGGCGCTGTTATGTATCGCAAATATCAGCTGCATCTATGCGCTGGATTTTCGCAAGCGGACAAAATATAACTCCCCGTCTATAAATATCTGGGCGCAAATCATCGTCGACCTCCTATGCCTGTCGGTCGTCGTGCATTACGTTGGCAGTATTGCGACCCCAGCACCATTCTTTTATGTGCTGCACATCGCCTTATCGTGCATCTTTTTTTCGACGGTTGAGAGTCTGATCGTTACGGTTCTGGTTTGCGTCATGTATTCGGTCGTTCTATTGTTTGAAAATCCGCTTCTTTTTCTGGCGCCTCAATCCGTATTGATAGACTCGAATGCATCTGGCATCAGCTCGCTTAAAATCCATACATTTCTATGGATGTTTACGCTTGACGTGCTCTTTGTCATTGTCTGGTATGTTGTTTCACGGCTGTCGATCGTCGTGCGTGTCCACGAGCGGCACATAGTGGATGCTTACGAGCAGATCAGCCGGGCACAAACAGAGAAGGACCGGTACGCCGTGCTCATGACACATCAGCTTAAAGCGCCGCTTGATGCCATTCGCAGCAAGATCAGCCTGATCAAGGGAAATTATTGCGGAGAAGTCTCGCCGGAAATAATGGATGTCATTTTGAAGGTCGATGATCGAGCCGCCGGCATGGCAGGCCTTATTCTGGATGTACTCAAGCTTGAACGATTAAAGGCCGCAGCCCGCGATCCCGCTAATTTGACGTGGGTCAATATCGGGGGTGTCATTTCGAAGTGCATCGATAAATTACAACCTATTGCCAATTCGCATCACATCGATATCAACGCGTCGATCGAAGATTTTGTCGTGGAATGCGTCCCCAGTCAGCTTGATATTCTCTTCGAGAATATCATTGCAAACGCAATCGCCTATTCATATGACGGACGCTCGGTGGAGATTGGGTCTTCTTTCGATAAGCAGAGCTTATCCGCAGCGGTAACTATTATCGACCACGGTATCGGCATAGGCGATAAAGACCTTCCTCATATCTTCGACGAGTATTTTTATACTCCCAGGGCGGCGTTGCATAATAGAACATCAAGCGGAATAGGTTTATCAATCGTAAGAACCGTGGCGGAGAACAATAAACTACGCATCACGGTTTCCAGTGAGCAGAATGTCGGAACCACCTTTTCTGTCGTCTTTCAGGGCGCAAAAAGCGCCCCAACGATAGAAAAGAGCGTGCAGCAAACCGAAAGCCTTATTGCAAATCCTGTGAATTCACCCGTTGAATTGCCTGAGCCCGACAAAAATGAATCTCATCTGGCGCCTATTCATTAG
- a CDS encoding type II toxin-antitoxin system ParD family antitoxin: MTMRVNLSPEMEGYIKGKVASGFYGDATEVIRDAIRRMQTEESRAAAWQAAIAKGDAQLDRGEGAPYTLEFMEHMTQSAIATMHNGQPIFRGVLIGRSGSARRSRNDVGRSPTYLVQSA, translated from the coding sequence ATGACCATGCGCGTTAATTTGTCCCCGGAAATGGAAGGCTACATCAAGGGTAAAGTCGCCAGCGGCTTCTATGGCGATGCCACGGAGGTGATCCGCGACGCAATCCGCCGTATGCAGACAGAAGAAAGCCGCGCAGCAGCATGGCAGGCGGCGATCGCCAAAGGTGACGCGCAACTTGATCGGGGCGAAGGTGCGCCCTATACGCTGGAATTCATGGAGCACATGACGCAATCAGCTATTGCCACGATGCACAACGGCCAGCCGATTTTCAGAGGTGTACTGATAGGTAGGTCGGGCTCTGCCCGACGATCAAGAAACGATGTCGGGCGGAGCCCGACCTACCTTGTGCAATCCGCATAG
- a CDS encoding glycosyltransferase has translation MWIDPYPGRFPALSDVLVRRPKCGDMARGIPAWLTVVKPKALPIEPLPFSEVVNCLLWGDVELAVDRFADSSTVLGIGKPTALALRLLSKRAFISSFYDAMDDYPAFYKGWSRHAMAKRERKTAGRVSRVLTSSSALRDRLAYLARDVRLVLNACAAERMPEVPEARPLNEEQPLVIGYLGTIAHWFDWELVVTLANSHPETTIRLIGPMYVRPPIPLPDNVRPEPALPHPEALRAMRQFDVGLIPFKKDTLTASVDPIKFYEYRALGLPVLSSAFGEMSSRGEDQGVYLIDRNSNMTDIVNQALAHRTSPDNTAQFRKENSWESRFNQAGVFVL, from the coding sequence TTGTGGATCGATCCCTACCCAGGCCGATTCCCAGCCTTGTCCGATGTGCTGGTTCGGCGCCCCAAATGTGGCGATATGGCGCGGGGTATTCCCGCCTGGCTGACAGTCGTAAAACCAAAAGCATTACCGATAGAGCCGCTGCCGTTTTCAGAAGTGGTTAATTGTCTGCTCTGGGGAGATGTTGAATTGGCGGTTGACCGGTTCGCGGACAGCTCGACCGTACTCGGTATCGGCAAACCCACGGCGCTAGCGCTGCGATTGCTTTCAAAGAGAGCCTTCATCTCGTCTTTTTATGATGCGATGGATGATTATCCGGCTTTCTATAAAGGCTGGTCACGTCATGCAATGGCAAAGCGGGAGCGTAAGACGGCAGGCCGGGTATCCAGGGTGTTGACATCATCGTCCGCATTGCGGGATCGACTGGCGTATCTGGCGCGGGATGTTCGCCTCGTTCTGAACGCGTGTGCAGCGGAAAGAATGCCGGAGGTGCCGGAAGCGCGGCCGTTGAATGAGGAGCAACCACTGGTGATTGGTTATCTCGGTACCATTGCGCACTGGTTTGATTGGGAGCTTGTCGTCACCCTGGCAAACTCGCATCCCGAGACAACAATACGGCTCATCGGCCCCATGTATGTACGGCCGCCAATACCGCTGCCTGATAATGTTCGTCCAGAACCGGCACTTCCCCATCCAGAGGCGCTACGGGCAATGCGTCAGTTCGATGTTGGCTTGATTCCGTTCAAAAAAGACACGCTCACCGCTTCTGTCGATCCGATCAAATTCTACGAATACCGGGCCCTGGGGCTGCCCGTGTTGAGCTCAGCTTTTGGAGAAATGAGCTCCAGAGGTGAGGATCAAGGCGTTTATCTTATCGACCGCAATTCAAATATGACTGACATCGTCAACCAGGCGTTGGCCCATCGCACGAGCCCGGATAATACCGCACAGTTCAGAAAGGAAAATTCATGGGAGAGCCGATTTAATCAAGCCGGTGTCTTTGTCTTGTGA
- a CDS encoding DUF1634 domain-containing protein: MKPMTDNYERHEQIIAALLWYGTWLASAVIAAGMALGALPQLEDSLSFGLSGYDIVKAGVALFILLPVARVALMLAIFLRERDYAYTMISALVLAIIGTGILIGL, translated from the coding sequence ATGAAGCCCATGACCGACAATTACGAGCGTCACGAACAAATCATCGCGGCGCTGCTCTGGTACGGCACATGGCTCGCCTCGGCCGTCATTGCTGCCGGGATGGCCTTGGGCGCTCTACCACAACTCGAGGATTCGCTCAGCTTCGGCCTCAGCGGCTACGACATCGTGAAAGCCGGTGTGGCACTGTTCATTCTTTTGCCGGTTGCGCGTGTGGCGCTGATGCTGGCCATCTTCCTGCGCGAGCGTGACTACGCCTACACAATGATTTCAGCGCTTGTCCTGGCGATCATTGGCACCGGAATTCTGATCGGTCTTTGA
- the arfB gene encoding alternative ribosome rescue aminoacyl-tRNA hydrolase ArfB — protein sequence MILNPSKITIAIGAIENEIEIKAIRAQGAGGQNVNKVSSAIHLRFDIGASSLPDIYKERLLKLNDQRITREGVVVIKAQQYRSQEKNREDALRRLYELIGRAAESPPNRKPTQPTRSSQKRRLDSKTQRGQLKIMRKKFLSEQLS from the coding sequence ATGATCCTGAATCCCAGCAAAATAACCATCGCTATAGGCGCGATCGAGAACGAGATCGAGATAAAGGCGATCCGCGCGCAGGGTGCGGGCGGGCAAAATGTCAACAAGGTCTCCAGCGCGATCCACTTGCGCTTCGACATCGGCGCCTCATCGCTGCCCGATATTTACAAAGAGCGTTTATTGAAACTGAACGATCAGCGTATCACCCGGGAGGGTGTAGTCGTTATCAAAGCGCAGCAGTATCGCAGTCAGGAGAAAAACCGCGAAGATGCGCTGAGACGTTTATACGAACTCATCGGGCGCGCAGCCGAATCGCCTCCGAATCGTAAACCCACCCAACCGACGCGCAGTTCGCAGAAAAGGCGGCTCGACAGCAAAACTCAGCGAGGCCAGCTCAAGATCATGCGGAAAAAATTCTTGAGTGAGCAGTTGTCATAA
- a CDS encoding SDR family oxidoreductase yields the protein MPDLASPHKIIVTGATSIIGHFLLPRLVAAGYEVHAISRNGEKNATTTGKQLIWHESDISRPEQFPPIDARALIHLAPLWLLPPLLPVLALHQTKRMIGFGSTSVFSKVDSANAGERHLAGRLAEAEEAIGRLCDASETNWTVFRPTLVYDCARDKNITRIAGFIRRYDFFPLLGKATGLRQPVHADDLAEACLMALEQPATFNKAYNVSGGETLSYRQMVEKIFDSLGKPARFFTVPPWMFRSAINVMALVSDKQGTTLEMATRMNVDLCFNHTEATLDFGFSPRPFMPRWYDV from the coding sequence ATGCCTGACCTTGCTTCTCCACATAAAATTATCGTGACGGGTGCGACCAGCATAATCGGGCACTTCCTGCTACCCAGGCTCGTGGCTGCCGGCTATGAGGTTCACGCCATCAGCCGCAATGGTGAAAAAAATGCGACCACAACCGGCAAGCAGTTGATTTGGCATGAGTCGGATATCAGTCGTCCGGAGCAGTTTCCACCTATCGACGCGCGAGCACTCATTCATCTGGCGCCGCTCTGGTTATTGCCACCGCTGTTGCCGGTTCTAGCCCTGCACCAGACCAAGCGGATGATCGGCTTTGGTTCAACCAGTGTGTTCAGCAAGGTCGACTCTGCTAATGCGGGGGAACGGCACCTTGCCGGTCGCCTGGCTGAAGCGGAAGAGGCAATCGGGCGTCTTTGCGATGCCTCAGAAACAAACTGGACGGTATTTCGTCCAACGCTGGTCTATGATTGCGCTCGGGATAAAAACATAACGCGTATCGCGGGTTTTATTCGGCGTTACGATTTTTTTCCGCTGCTGGGAAAGGCGACGGGGCTACGCCAGCCTGTCCATGCCGATGATCTTGCGGAGGCATGCCTCATGGCGCTTGAGCAACCCGCCACGTTTAACAAGGCATATAACGTGAGTGGTGGCGAGACGTTAAGTTATCGCCAAATGGTCGAGAAGATATTCGACTCGCTGGGAAAACCCGCCCGTTTTTTTACCGTGCCGCCATGGATGTTTCGCAGCGCGATAAATGTCATGGCGCTGGTTTCCGATAAGCAGGGCACAACGCTGGAAATGGCAACACGGATGAATGTTGACCTGTGCTTTAACCACACAGAGGCAACACTGGATTTTGGTTTCTCGCCCAGGCCATTTATGCCTCGTTGGTATGATGTGTGA
- a CDS encoding sulfite exporter TauE/SafE family protein: METSTILWLFVAAFGASALGGVLGMASGIFIVPILTLLFGVDIHVAIGASIVSVIACSCGSAAPFLKGRLTNIRLAIVLETATTLGALTGVFLIGIVSTSFLYGLFAFILAVSAKQMLARRREVIDASTPNVGSWATVLRLHSSFPDHVPGQYVSYQVGRVPLGLSLMYGAGLISALLGIGSGVLKIPAMDTALRLPIKVSSATSNFMIGVTAAASAGAYFVRGDIDIGIAGPVALGSVVGALVGARLLMELPADKLRIFFVIVLTLLAVQMLLSALGMHIPGGPA, encoded by the coding sequence ATGGAAACATCAACCATTCTTTGGCTATTCGTGGCCGCCTTCGGCGCGAGCGCGCTTGGCGGCGTGCTCGGCATGGCAAGCGGTATCTTCATCGTGCCGATTCTCACGCTGCTGTTTGGCGTAGACATTCACGTGGCAATCGGTGCGAGCATCGTATCGGTCATCGCCTGTTCATGCGGTAGCGCAGCGCCGTTCTTGAAAGGTCGGCTAACCAATATCCGGCTCGCTATCGTTCTGGAGACGGCCACCACGCTCGGCGCGCTGACCGGCGTGTTTCTGATCGGCATCGTCTCGACTTCCTTCCTCTATGGCTTGTTCGCCTTCATTTTGGCTGTCTCTGCAAAGCAGATGCTTGCGCGACGTCGTGAAGTGATCGATGCAAGCACGCCCAATGTCGGAAGCTGGGCCACAGTCCTGCGCCTGCATTCGAGCTTTCCCGACCATGTGCCAGGTCAGTACGTGTCTTATCAGGTCGGCCGCGTGCCGCTCGGCCTATCCCTGATGTACGGCGCGGGCCTGATCTCGGCGCTGCTCGGCATCGGCTCTGGCGTGCTCAAAATCCCCGCGATGGACACTGCCTTGCGACTGCCCATCAAGGTTTCGTCCGCCACATCCAATTTCATGATCGGCGTGACGGCTGCTGCGAGTGCCGGAGCCTACTTCGTGCGGGGAGACATCGACATCGGCATTGCCGGCCCCGTGGCGCTGGGATCGGTGGTCGGGGCACTCGTCGGAGCGCGCCTCCTGATGGAGCTTCCCGCCGACAAGCTGCGCATCTTCTTCGTCATTGTCCTTACACTGCTTGCTGTCCAGATGCTCCTGAGCGCCCTGGGCATGCATATTCCCGGAGGTCCGGCATGA